One window from the genome of Dolosigranulum savutiense encodes:
- the dinB gene encoding DNA polymerase IV yields the protein MDYGILKFDEPDRDTSRKIIHIDMDAFYASVERREDPSLEGKPVVIARHPKDTEGRGVVTTASYEARQFGIHSAMSAAKAYELCPTAVFIPPNFTLYREISAQIHNIFEQYTDLVQPLSLDEAYLDVTDNKYNLPSATIIARQLQQKIYDQTKLTCSAGVSYNKFIAKIASDYQKPSGLTVVPPELAECFLMKLPIEKFFGVGEKTLEKMHTLDIYTGEDLYQQSLDDLMQVFGKMGYSLYHKVRGIDNSPVIANRTRKSVGKESTYAHMMTHDDEVIQQLRRLSQQTFASLEKHHLHGKTVVLKYRYSNFSTHTKRKTLFNYIHSAQDLFNIASDIWYEEGEAERGIRLLGVTVTNLNKMSYENMALPLHHSKRGDLRNNDDKT from the coding sequence ATGGATTACGGGATTTTGAAATTTGATGAACCGGACCGTGATACGTCACGAAAAATTATTCATATTGATATGGATGCCTTCTATGCTTCGGTTGAACGTCGCGAAGATCCTAGTTTAGAGGGAAAACCGGTCGTCATTGCCCGCCACCCGAAAGATACAGAAGGTCGTGGGGTAGTGACAACTGCCAGTTATGAAGCGCGTCAGTTTGGGATTCATTCAGCAATGAGTGCGGCCAAGGCATATGAGCTATGTCCAACGGCTGTTTTTATTCCACCCAATTTTACATTGTATCGTGAAATATCTGCTCAAATACATAATATTTTTGAGCAATATACGGATTTAGTCCAACCGCTATCGTTAGATGAAGCTTATCTTGATGTGACTGACAATAAGTACAATTTGCCATCAGCAACGATTATTGCTCGTCAGTTGCAACAGAAGATTTATGACCAGACTAAACTGACATGCTCTGCCGGCGTGTCGTATAATAAATTTATTGCAAAAATTGCCAGTGATTATCAAAAACCAAGTGGACTGACTGTTGTGCCACCAGAACTAGCAGAATGTTTCTTGATGAAATTGCCCATTGAGAAGTTTTTTGGTGTAGGAGAGAAGACATTAGAGAAGATGCATACGCTTGATATTTACACGGGAGAAGACTTGTATCAGCAATCACTGGATGATTTAATGCAAGTGTTCGGAAAGATGGGCTATTCGTTGTATCATAAAGTGCGTGGAATTGATAACAGTCCAGTTATAGCTAATCGTACCCGTAAATCGGTGGGGAAAGAGTCTACTTATGCGCATATGATGACTCATGATGATGAAGTGATTCAGCAATTACGGCGGTTAAGTCAGCAAACATTTGCCAGTTTAGAAAAACATCATTTGCATGGGAAGACGGTGGTATTGAAGTACCGTTACAGCAATTTTAGCACACATACTAAGCGGAAAACTTTATTTAATTACATTCACTCGGCTCAAGATTTATTCAATATAGCCTCGGATATTTGGTATGAAGAAGGAGAGGCGGAACGCGGGATTCGCTTATTGGGAGTTACCGTGACGAACTTGAATAAAATGAGTTATGAAAATATGGCACTACCGCTACATCATTCAAAAAGAGGTGATCTAAGAAATAATGACGACAAAACATGA
- the recN gene encoding DNA repair protein RecN produces the protein MLLELHIRDFAIIKEISLDFMSGMTVLTGETGAGKSIIIDAVGLLAGGRGSTEFVRHGTKKCVIEGQFKVNPTSADKLAAVLSELEIEMDNPIIHLQREMYASGRTVCRVNGSIVTVSGLKAIGEHLIDIHGQSEHQELMRPDTHIRLLDHFNQAKILPLKKQYQSLLNEYKTVKRSYEEWLTNEQAYAQRLDMLAFQVDEIEAMNLHHNEDVELEEESKKLANFQTILQALQRSYDALQEGEKAGLEQVGVAMDQLDSISEIDQAYHTLAETLSSLFFQLQEASSDIYYQLDNLEFDDARLYEIEERLDAIQKLKRKYGQSIADILDYYEEATQELSRLKNREQEVSQLNARLETLEQSVLETGKELSHARRQQAQILEEKIHQQLQALYMEKVQFHVHFSREITAYTNRDIKADGLDEIEFFIATNPGEPLKPLNKIASGGELSRMMLAIKTIFSTAQGITSIIFDEVDTGVSGRVAQAIADKIYSVAENSQVLCITHLPQVAARANHHLYIYKVIEDERTRTHVKLLEKEEKIEEIARMLSGAEITDVSLEAARDLYR, from the coding sequence ATTTTATGTCAGGGATGACGGTGTTGACTGGAGAAACTGGGGCAGGAAAATCAATTATTATTGATGCAGTAGGTTTATTAGCTGGAGGCCGTGGATCAACTGAGTTTGTTCGCCATGGCACTAAGAAATGTGTGATTGAAGGGCAATTTAAAGTAAATCCTACCAGCGCAGATAAGTTAGCAGCTGTTTTGTCAGAGTTAGAGATTGAAATGGATAATCCCATTATTCATCTGCAACGTGAAATGTATGCGAGTGGCCGTACAGTTTGTCGCGTTAATGGGTCTATTGTAACTGTTTCTGGTTTGAAGGCAATAGGGGAGCATTTAATTGACATTCATGGGCAGAGTGAACATCAGGAATTGATGCGTCCGGACACACATATTCGTCTATTGGACCATTTTAATCAAGCAAAAATTTTGCCTTTGAAGAAACAGTATCAATCTCTACTCAATGAATATAAAACTGTCAAGCGGTCTTATGAAGAGTGGTTGACTAATGAGCAAGCTTACGCACAACGGTTAGATATGTTAGCGTTCCAAGTTGATGAAATTGAAGCAATGAATTTACATCATAATGAAGATGTTGAACTGGAAGAAGAGTCTAAAAAATTGGCTAATTTTCAAACAATTTTGCAAGCCTTACAAAGAAGTTATGATGCTTTGCAAGAAGGAGAAAAAGCGGGCTTAGAACAAGTTGGAGTTGCGATGGATCAGTTAGATTCGATTAGTGAGATTGATCAAGCCTATCATACTTTAGCGGAAACATTATCATCATTGTTCTTCCAATTACAAGAAGCGAGTAGTGATATTTATTATCAGTTAGATAATTTGGAATTTGACGATGCTCGGTTGTATGAGATAGAAGAACGATTGGATGCTATTCAAAAATTGAAACGAAAATATGGGCAGTCAATCGCTGATATTTTGGATTATTATGAAGAAGCGACTCAAGAATTATCGCGCCTAAAAAATCGTGAGCAAGAAGTCAGTCAGCTCAATGCCCGATTGGAGACCCTTGAACAATCTGTGTTAGAAACAGGAAAAGAACTCTCGCATGCTCGCCGACAACAAGCTCAAATTTTGGAAGAAAAAATTCATCAACAACTTCAAGCGCTGTACATGGAAAAAGTTCAGTTTCATGTACACTTTAGTCGTGAGATAACCGCGTATACAAATCGCGATATAAAAGCAGATGGGTTGGATGAGATTGAATTTTTCATCGCGACTAACCCAGGTGAACCATTGAAACCTCTTAATAAAATTGCATCAGGTGGCGAATTATCACGAATGATGTTAGCGATTAAGACAATTTTTTCCACTGCACAAGGAATTACCAGTATTATTTTTGATGAAGTGGATACGGGTGTAAGTGGACGCGTGGCACAAGCAATTGCCGACAAAATTTATTCGGTTGCTGAGAATTCACAGGTTCTATGTATTACCCACTTACCACAAGTAGCGGCTCGGGCTAACCATCATTTGTATATTTATAAAGTAATTGAAGATGAACGAACTAGAACGCATGTGAAGTTGTTAGAGAAAGAAGAAAAGATTGAAGAAATTGCGCGAATGCTATCGGGAGCAGAAATTACAGATGTATCCTTGGAAGCAGCACGCGATTTATACCGATAG
- a CDS encoding deoxynucleoside kinase → MLTVGGMIGAGKTTVTKLIADRLDFTAYYEDVDNNQILPLFYTATPEEQERKRYPFLLQLEFLNSRFRVIKDVLLDEQHAIMDRSIYEDHYFARINNQIGDISDVEFSIYEKLLHNMMEELEELPKKAPDLMIFLDISFEKTMERIAKRGRDFEQDEALKNYYFTLWKDYRDWVENYYDKSDVYIIDMDKYDIETSEADRQEIVSDIKQWCADRGVHV, encoded by the coding sequence GTGTTAACTGTTGGAGGGATGATCGGTGCTGGTAAGACGACCGTGACGAAATTAATTGCTGATCGACTTGATTTTACCGCTTATTATGAAGATGTTGATAATAATCAAATTTTGCCGCTCTTTTATACTGCAACGCCAGAAGAGCAAGAACGTAAACGATACCCATTCTTACTGCAACTTGAATTTTTGAATAGTCGTTTTCGTGTGATTAAAGATGTGCTGTTAGATGAACAGCATGCTATTATGGATCGTTCTATTTATGAAGATCACTATTTTGCGCGTATCAATAATCAAATTGGCGATATTAGTGATGTAGAGTTTTCGATTTATGAAAAGCTGCTCCATAATATGATGGAAGAACTGGAAGAATTACCGAAAAAAGCACCGGATTTGATGATTTTTCTCGATATTTCTTTCGAAAAGACGATGGAACGTATTGCTAAGCGTGGTCGTGACTTTGAACAAGATGAAGCATTGAAAAATTATTACTTTACGTTATGGAAAGATTATCGTGATTGGGTCGAGAATTACTATGATAAGTCTGACGTGTATATTATCGATATGGATAAGTATGATATTGAGACGTCAGAAGCGGATCGTCAAGAAATTGTTAGTGATATTAAACAATGGTGCGCCGATCGTGGTGTACACGTGTAA
- a CDS encoding response regulator transcription factor: MGKILIIEDEKNLARFVELELKHEGFETEVRFDGRSGVEAALDENEEWDIILLDLMLPELNGIDVARRVRQVSNVPIIMMTARDSVIDRVSGFDHGADDYVVKPFAIEELLARMRALLRRIEIESENNISNQAMIKYKDLLVEKENRIVRRGDEVIELTKREYELLVELMENINVVLSRETLLNTVWGYEPGIETNVVDVYIRYLRNKIDVPSQESYIQTVRGTGYVMRK; encoded by the coding sequence ATGGGAAAAATATTAATTATTGAAGACGAGAAGAATTTAGCGCGTTTTGTAGAGTTAGAATTAAAACATGAAGGATTCGAGACAGAAGTTCGCTTCGACGGTCGTTCTGGAGTGGAAGCAGCACTCGATGAAAATGAAGAATGGGACATTATTTTACTCGATTTAATGTTGCCAGAATTGAATGGGATTGATGTCGCGAGACGCGTTCGTCAAGTCAGCAATGTGCCGATTATTATGATGACGGCACGTGATTCGGTGATTGATCGTGTATCTGGTTTCGATCACGGAGCAGATGATTACGTGGTTAAACCGTTTGCGATTGAAGAATTACTAGCGCGTATGCGTGCGTTGCTTCGTCGAATCGAAATTGAATCTGAAAACAACATCAGCAATCAAGCAATGATTAAGTACAAAGATTTATTAGTTGAGAAAGAAAATCGGATTGTGCGTCGTGGCGATGAAGTCATTGAATTAACGAAACGTGAATATGAATTACTGGTTGAGTTGATGGAAAATATCAATGTTGTGTTATCCCGTGAAACATTGCTGAATACTGTTTGGGGTTATGAGCCAGGGATTGAAACGAATGTTGTTGATGTTTATATTCGATACTTACGTAATAAAATTGATGTCCCATCCCAAGAAAGTTATATTCAAACGGTACGTGGAACGGGTTATGTGATGCGGAAATGA
- a CDS encoding DRTGG domain-containing protein has translation MTTKHDKILNYIDAFPIGQKLSVRMIAKELDVSEGTAYRAIKSAEDLGLVTTIERVGTIRIDGRNIEKIDTLTFSEVLKIIDGEVLGGQVGLDKPLNRFFIGAMTEEAMERYLADHSLMIIGNRQEAQKLSLKNGAAVLITGGFKADQAMIDLANELELPLMSTSYDTFTVSSMINRAMSDQLIKKEILLVSHIYTRMEDTDYLLAQGTVFDYKVLNHKDGHSKFPIINHQNRLVGVVSASDIIGKEDDTPLETIMTRDAKVAKPYMSVATAAHMMIWEGLEFMPVIADDLTLTGIISRQDIMKAMQSQQRQAHIHDTILDQVTTLIEDVGNDQFTFTVSPQMTNQLGTISYGVLTEIITSTSQMMLANHRVNNVSIEQIQLHYFKLIQLGAEVIIKPIIFDESRRFARMDVEVIDMNGLAAKALITCQYID, from the coding sequence ATGACGACAAAACATGATAAGATTTTAAATTATATCGATGCATTCCCAATCGGTCAAAAGTTATCGGTACGCATGATTGCTAAAGAGCTGGATGTTAGTGAAGGAACCGCTTATCGTGCCATTAAAAGTGCTGAAGATTTAGGACTCGTAACTACAATCGAACGGGTAGGTACTATTCGAATTGACGGCCGTAATATCGAAAAGATTGATACGTTAACCTTTAGTGAGGTTTTAAAAATTATCGATGGGGAAGTATTGGGCGGTCAAGTTGGTTTAGATAAGCCACTTAATCGGTTTTTCATCGGAGCGATGACAGAAGAAGCAATGGAGCGTTATTTAGCCGATCATTCATTAATGATTATTGGAAACCGGCAAGAAGCTCAAAAGTTATCCTTAAAAAATGGGGCAGCTGTTTTAATCACCGGTGGATTCAAGGCAGATCAAGCCATGATCGACTTGGCTAATGAGTTGGAACTCCCTCTGATGTCAACCTCTTATGATACATTTACTGTCTCTTCAATGATTAACCGTGCAATGTCAGATCAATTGATTAAGAAAGAGATTTTACTAGTGAGCCATATTTATACACGGATGGAAGATACAGATTACCTCTTAGCCCAAGGAACCGTCTTCGATTATAAAGTATTAAATCATAAAGACGGACATTCAAAATTTCCCATCATTAATCACCAAAATCGATTGGTAGGAGTTGTCTCAGCTAGTGATATTATTGGTAAAGAAGATGACACGCCACTTGAAACGATTATGACCCGTGATGCCAAAGTTGCTAAACCGTACATGAGTGTTGCCACGGCTGCTCATATGATGATCTGGGAAGGATTAGAATTTATGCCAGTTATTGCGGATGATTTGACTTTAACAGGGATTATCTCACGTCAAGATATTATGAAAGCTATGCAATCACAGCAACGACAAGCCCACATTCATGATACGATTTTGGATCAAGTCACTACGCTAATTGAAGATGTTGGTAATGATCAGTTTACGTTCACTGTTTCACCACAAATGACAAACCAATTGGGGACTATTTCTTATGGCGTTTTAACTGAAATTATTACATCAACGAGTCAAATGATGTTAGCAAATCACCGGGTCAATAATGTTAGTATTGAACAAATCCAACTCCATTACTTCAAGCTCATTCAATTAGGAGCAGAAGTTATTATTAAACCAATCATTTTTGATGAGTCACGACGATTTGCCCGGATGGATGTTGAAGTGATCGATATGAATGGACTGGCGGCAAAAGCATTAATTACATGTCAATATATTGATTAA
- the gndA gene encoding NADP-dependent phosphogluconate dehydrogenase, translating into MSKQQIGVVGMAVMGKNLALNIESRGYSVAIYNRSDYRVREAIEENPDKNLHPTYEIEEFVNSLETPRRILLMVKAGAATDKTIAALLPHLDEGDVLIDGGNTNYKETMRRSEQLAESGINFIGTGVSGGEEGALNGPSIMPGGQKEAYDLVAPILEEIAAKAPEDGEPCVTYIGPNGAGHYVKMVHNGIEYGDMQLIAEAYQIMKDVLNMDNDEIAATFKVWNEGELDSFLIELTADALTKRDPETGKHMVDVILDRAGNKGTGKWTSESALDLGHPLPLITEAVFARYISAFKEERVEASKVLPVPNVGEFTGDKDELLEKIRQALYFSKIMSYAQGFAQMRTASDVYDWDLQYGEIAKIFRAGCIIRARFLQKITEAYENNPELKNLVLDDYFKDIAYKYQAAVRDVVGLATQAGVPIPAFSSAIAYYDSYRSERLSANIIQAQRDYFGAHTYERVDKPGHFHFDWYGNDGEQQWD; encoded by the coding sequence TTGAGTAAACAACAAATTGGTGTCGTTGGTATGGCCGTGATGGGTAAAAACTTGGCTTTAAATATTGAGAGTAGAGGTTATTCGGTTGCTATCTATAACCGCAGTGACTATCGCGTGCGTGAAGCAATCGAGGAGAACCCAGATAAGAATTTGCATCCAACGTATGAAATTGAAGAATTTGTCAATTCACTTGAAACGCCACGTCGTATTTTATTAATGGTAAAAGCGGGTGCAGCAACAGACAAGACAATTGCAGCGTTACTCCCTCACTTAGATGAAGGAGATGTGTTAATCGACGGTGGGAACACGAACTATAAAGAAACCATGCGCCGTAGTGAACAATTAGCTGAATCCGGTATTAACTTTATCGGAACCGGCGTATCAGGTGGAGAAGAAGGTGCCTTGAATGGTCCATCAATTATGCCAGGGGGACAAAAAGAAGCCTATGATTTAGTCGCACCAATCTTAGAAGAGATTGCAGCCAAAGCACCAGAAGATGGAGAACCTTGTGTGACTTATATCGGTCCAAATGGGGCAGGACACTACGTTAAGATGGTCCATAACGGGATTGAGTACGGCGATATGCAGTTAATCGCTGAAGCATACCAGATTATGAAAGATGTCTTAAATATGGATAATGATGAAATAGCTGCGACGTTTAAAGTGTGGAATGAGGGTGAGTTGGATAGTTTCTTAATTGAGTTGACCGCTGACGCCTTAACCAAACGTGATCCAGAGACGGGTAAACATATGGTTGATGTTATTTTAGATCGTGCCGGCAATAAAGGAACGGGTAAATGGACATCTGAGAGTGCCCTTGACTTGGGTCACCCATTGCCATTAATTACAGAAGCTGTTTTCGCTCGTTACATTTCTGCCTTCAAAGAAGAGCGAGTTGAAGCAAGTAAGGTTCTTCCTGTACCTAATGTGGGCGAATTTACAGGGGATAAAGACGAACTTCTTGAGAAAATCCGTCAAGCACTGTACTTCAGTAAAATTATGAGTTATGCGCAAGGATTTGCCCAAATGCGAACAGCCTCAGATGTTTATGACTGGGATCTACAATACGGAGAGATTGCAAAGATTTTCCGTGCAGGATGTATTATTCGCGCGCGTTTCTTGCAAAAAATTACCGAAGCGTATGAAAATAATCCTGAATTGAAAAATTTAGTTTTGGATGACTACTTCAAAGATATTGCTTACAAATATCAAGCAGCTGTGCGAGATGTAGTTGGTTTAGCGACACAAGCAGGTGTACCGATTCCGGCCTTCTCCAGTGCTATTGCTTACTACGATTCTTATCGCTCAGAACGCTTGTCAGCCAACATTATCCAAGCACAACGCGATTACTTCGGAGCGCATACCTATGAGCGTGTGGACAAACCGGGTCACTTCCACTTTGATTGGTATGGTAACGACGGCGAGCAACAGTGGGATTAA
- a CDS encoding YbaN family protein, whose amino-acid sequence MRILYIIGGFISFLLGIIGIPLPILPTTPFLLLSGYLFARSSKRFEKWLKQTKVYQFYVADYAETKTIARERKKKIIIQIYILMGISIYFAPLWPVKMGLGALTVFITYYLFNVIDEPEE is encoded by the coding sequence ATGCGTATATTATATATTATTGGAGGCTTTATCTCATTTTTGCTCGGCATCATCGGTATTCCTTTGCCAATTTTGCCAACAACTCCCTTTTTACTTTTGTCAGGGTACTTATTTGCGCGTAGTTCTAAGCGATTCGAGAAGTGGTTGAAACAGACGAAAGTATATCAGTTCTATGTGGCTGATTATGCTGAAACGAAGACTATTGCGCGTGAGCGGAAGAAAAAGATTATCATTCAAATTTATATATTAATGGGTATTTCGATTTATTTTGCCCCGCTATGGCCGGTAAAAATGGGATTAGGTGCGTTAACCGTGTTTATTACGTATTATTTATTTAACGTAATCGATGAGCCGGAAGAGTAA
- a CDS encoding bifunctional oligoribonuclease/PAP phosphatase NrnA produces the protein MTQTEQQVMRQILDKIKQYDKIIIHRHVSPDPDAIGSQVGLGELIKASFPEKSVKYAGEGSESLDFLHTYEPIEITDYEGALVIITDTANIARIDGDYYNEGADLIKIDHHPKDDAYGSVAWIRTSASSVSEMITDFWQTFKDELTLNNEGARLLYARIVGDTGRFQYNNTTPQTMRIAADLLSFDFDHTVVLRKLYEMPPAVARLNGYTLENTKVSPEGVGHLILSQEFLHSLGLEDEHTNAVVSTPGPIAGIKCWGIFVEQPDGTYRCRLRSHGPIINTIAKEHNGGGHPLASGANAENLEEVQEILNKFRKVAVEWEAE, from the coding sequence ATGACACAGACAGAACAACAAGTAATGAGACAAATTTTAGACAAAATTAAACAGTATGATAAGATTATTATTCACCGCCATGTGAGTCCAGATCCAGATGCGATTGGTTCGCAAGTGGGACTTGGCGAATTAATTAAAGCAAGTTTTCCTGAAAAAAGTGTTAAATATGCGGGGGAAGGTAGCGAAAGCTTAGATTTCTTGCATACATATGAGCCAATCGAGATAACTGATTACGAAGGCGCGCTCGTTATTATTACCGATACGGCCAATATTGCGCGAATCGATGGTGATTACTATAACGAGGGGGCTGATCTCATTAAGATTGATCACCATCCCAAAGATGATGCCTATGGATCGGTGGCTTGGATTCGTACCTCAGCCAGTAGTGTATCTGAAATGATTACTGATTTTTGGCAAACGTTTAAAGATGAATTAACGTTAAATAATGAGGGAGCGCGTCTTTTATATGCCAGAATTGTGGGAGATACCGGTCGATTCCAATATAATAATACTACACCACAGACGATGCGAATAGCTGCAGATTTGTTAAGCTTTGATTTCGATCATACGGTGGTTCTCCGCAAATTATACGAAATGCCGCCAGCAGTTGCTCGTTTGAATGGTTACACGCTGGAGAATACCAAAGTTTCACCAGAAGGGGTCGGTCATTTGATTCTCTCTCAGGAATTCCTACATTCGTTAGGCTTGGAAGATGAACATACGAATGCGGTTGTTAGTACACCAGGCCCTATAGCTGGGATTAAATGTTGGGGGATTTTTGTCGAGCAACCGGATGGCACCTACCGTTGTCGCTTACGTTCACATGGCCCAATTATTAACACGATTGCTAAAGAACACAATGGAGGCGGGCATCCACTAGCCAGTGGTGCGAATGCAGAAAATCTTGAAGAAGTCCAAGAAATTTTAAACAAATTTAGAAAAGTTGCCGTAGAATGGGAAGCAGAATAA
- a CDS encoding HAMP domain-containing histidine kinase: MTLKEVDDKRLSVKWRWTLATSLAFFVTYAIFSSILYMSVVRIMLSSEEKGMERIVTEVTSNFETNKPSVDEQMVEEIFQSSNVNIESLVTTAINSDSLQESNYMSYQNSLILRVIDLNHHIVYQSAEVDATFAKTTAIETFSIQTDGSKSLSTMDPIYNDAGDIIGYLQLINTLGSYHQLLNQIRTAIVFIGFLAVFFSCIFGLLITTTFLQPVRYLTRVMNTITKDPESTERITIEGGPNEFTDMADAYNAMINRMQDNIESQKQFVEDVSHELRTPVAVVEGHLKLLKRWGKDDPEILDESIEASVQEIGRMKSLVQEMLDLSRASQVDIQYKDEKTNVLEICKQAHTNIQLVHPHFNFIFDTEITDPAYVNMYRNHLEQVLMILLDNAVKYSTNRQEVHLSVSTNHAQVNIAVQDFGEGMTEEDSHKIFNRFYRVDKARSRNKGGNGLGLSIAKQLINGYRGIIWADSSLNHGSVFHVQLPLLKDATSDNQLPKSKNISTK, from the coding sequence ATGACATTAAAAGAAGTGGACGATAAACGTTTGTCTGTTAAATGGCGATGGACATTAGCGACGTCGCTGGCATTCTTTGTGACGTATGCTATTTTCTCAAGTATTTTATATATGAGTGTCGTCCGCATTATGCTCTCTAGTGAAGAAAAAGGAATGGAGCGTATTGTTACAGAGGTTACGAGTAATTTTGAGACGAATAAACCATCTGTAGATGAGCAGATGGTTGAAGAGATTTTTCAGTCATCTAATGTCAATATTGAGTCACTTGTAACGACAGCCATTAATAGTGATTCTTTGCAAGAGAGCAATTATATGTCATACCAGAATAGTTTGATTTTGCGTGTAATTGATTTAAACCATCACATTGTCTACCAATCAGCAGAAGTTGATGCAACTTTTGCCAAAACCACAGCAATCGAAACGTTTTCGATCCAAACAGATGGAAGTAAATCACTCTCAACAATGGATCCGATTTATAATGATGCAGGCGATATTATTGGGTATCTGCAACTCATTAATACGTTGGGAAGTTACCATCAGTTGTTAAACCAAATTCGAACAGCTATCGTATTTATTGGATTCTTAGCCGTATTTTTTAGTTGTATTTTTGGGTTGTTAATTACGACGACCTTCTTACAGCCAGTACGTTACTTAACTCGAGTGATGAATACTATTACCAAAGATCCAGAATCGACCGAGCGTATTACAATCGAAGGTGGACCAAATGAATTCACCGATATGGCAGATGCGTATAATGCCATGATTAATCGCATGCAGGATAATATTGAAAGTCAAAAACAGTTTGTCGAAGATGTTTCGCACGAGTTGCGAACACCGGTAGCAGTGGTTGAAGGCCACTTAAAGTTGTTGAAGCGTTGGGGCAAAGATGATCCCGAAATTCTTGATGAATCAATCGAAGCATCCGTCCAAGAAATCGGTCGGATGAAGAGTTTAGTCCAAGAGATGTTGGACTTATCACGCGCTTCACAAGTTGACATTCAGTACAAAGATGAAAAAACAAATGTGCTAGAAATTTGTAAGCAAGCCCATACGAATATTCAATTGGTTCATCCACATTTTAATTTTATCTTTGATACTGAAATAACAGATCCTGCCTATGTGAATATGTATCGTAATCATTTGGAACAAGTCTTAATGATTTTGCTCGATAATGCGGTTAAATATTCTACTAATAGACAGGAAGTTCATTTGTCGGTTTCGACCAATCATGCACAGGTTAATATTGCCGTGCAAGACTTTGGCGAAGGAATGACGGAAGAAGATAGTCACAAAATTTTTAATCGGTTCTATCGAGTAGATAAGGCCCGTAGTCGGAATAAAGGCGGTAATGGACTGGGATTATCTATTGCTAAGCAATTAATTAATGGCTATCGGGGAATTATCTGGGCGGATAGTTCCTTAAATCACGGTTCGGTATTTCATGTGCAGTTACCTTTATTGAAGGACGCTACATCCGATAATCAACTACCAAAATCTAAAAATATAAGTACGAAATAA